The following are encoded in a window of Candidatus Margulisiibacteriota bacterium genomic DNA:
- a CDS encoding 3-isopropylmalate dehydrogenase yields MSHKIAVIGGDGTGPEVVAEGLKVLKAAAQKHKFQYQLKEFDFSGQRYLKTGKLVDDQDIEELKTYDAIYLGAVGDPGVKPGILEHGVLLRLRFALDQYINLRPVVLYPNVYTPIKDKGPAEIDFVVVRENTEGLYVGTGGYLRKGTPDEVATQVSVNTRKGVERCLRYAFEYTRKRNKRKQLTLVGKTNVLTYAWDLWERAFHEIGAKDFPDIKREYAHVDATCMWFVKNPEWFDVIVTDNMFGDIITDLGAMIQGGMGIAAGGNINPEGVSMFEPIGGSAPKYTGKNVINPLAAIGAMQLLLAELGEEKAAADVEGAIIKTVAKMPSMAAGKMGMGTTEVGDSVVSNI; encoded by the coding sequence ATGAGCCATAAAATTGCGGTCATCGGCGGGGACGGAACAGGCCCCGAAGTCGTGGCCGAGGGGTTAAAAGTCCTCAAAGCGGCCGCCCAAAAACATAAATTTCAATATCAGCTCAAGGAATTCGATTTTTCCGGTCAACGATATTTAAAGACCGGTAAACTCGTTGACGACCAGGATATAGAAGAGTTAAAGACATATGACGCCATTTATCTCGGCGCGGTCGGCGATCCCGGCGTCAAGCCGGGGATCCTGGAACATGGTGTTTTATTGCGGCTCCGGTTTGCGCTCGATCAATACATCAACCTGCGCCCGGTCGTGCTTTATCCCAATGTTTACACGCCGATCAAGGATAAGGGGCCGGCGGAGATCGACTTTGTGGTGGTCAGGGAAAATACCGAAGGGCTATACGTTGGCACTGGCGGCTATTTGAGAAAAGGGACGCCGGACGAGGTCGCGACCCAGGTCTCGGTTAACACCCGCAAAGGGGTGGAGCGCTGTCTCCGCTACGCTTTTGAATACACGAGGAAACGGAACAAGCGCAAACAGCTGACCCTGGTCGGCAAGACCAACGTTTTGACCTACGCCTGGGATCTCTGGGAGCGGGCTTTCCATGAGATTGGCGCCAAGGACTTTCCCGATATCAAGCGCGAATACGCCCATGTTGACGCGACCTGCATGTGGTTCGTCAAGAACCCGGAATGGTTTGACGTTATTGTTACCGACAACATGTTCGGTGACATCATTACTGACTTGGGAGCGATGATCCAGGGCGGCATGGGGATAGCGGCGGGCGGCAACATCAACCCCGAAGGCGTTTCCATGTTTGAGCCGATCGGCGGCTCCGCTCCCAAATATACCGGTAAAAATGTGATCAACCCCTTGGCGGCGATCGGCGCCATGCAGCTGCTGCTGGCCGAGCTCGGCGAAGAAAAAGCGGCCGCCGACGTCGAAGGCGCCATCATCAAGACGGTGGCCAAGATGCCGTCGATGGCGGCCGGCAAGATGGGGATGGGAA